From one Musa acuminata AAA Group cultivar baxijiao chromosome BXJ2-6, Cavendish_Baxijiao_AAA, whole genome shotgun sequence genomic stretch:
- the LOC135613770 gene encoding zinc-finger homeodomain protein 6-like: MLKKITIDSLLHLRRNARRLSTNLLQNGNTRGRIPRLLPPPLTPHYHNLKPSRSSGILLQTGNSIGASVGAATESSSEELMDGPPPPQHQQHQFIVSRKRIRTKFTAEQQEGMLAFAEQDGAAVEQFCCEVGVRRKVFITTRANSRKQQQQQQEEEVEQQLHHERPDDRGSVRRKAV; encoded by the exons ATGCTAAAGAAGATAACAATTGATTCCTTGCTACATCTAAGAAGGAATGCTCGGAGGTTGTCGACCAACCTACTTCAG AATGGCAACACCCGTGGAAGAATCCCTCGCTTGCTCCCTCCGCCTCTAACTCCTCACTATCACAACCTGAAGCCATCCCGCTCGTCCGGAATTCTGCTGCAGACCGGGAACAGCATTGGTGCAAGTGTGGGAGCGGCGACGGAGTCGTCGAGCGAGGAGCTGATGGACGGGCCGCCCCCGCCGCAACATCAGCAGCATCAGTTCATCGTGTCGAGGAAGAGGATCAGGACTAAATTCACGGCTGAGCAGCAGGAGGGGATGCTGGCCTTCGCGGAGCAGGACGGCGCGGCGGTGGAGCAATTCTGCTGCGAGGTTGGCGTCCGCAGGAAAgtgttcataacaacaagagcaaacTCTAggaaacaacagcagcagcagcaggaagaGGAGGTGGAGCAGCAGCTGCACCATGAAAGACCGGACGATCGAGGGAGTGTGAGAAGAAAAGCCGTCTGA
- the LOC135614585 gene encoding iron-sulfur cluster assembly protein 1-like: protein MLRAAGRRILGLGSGHRAPAAAVASRGYHERVVDHYDNPRNVGSFDKNDPTVGTGLVGAPACGDVMKLQIKVDDATGKIVDACFKTFGCGSAIASSSVATEWVKGKHMEEVLSIKNTEIAKHLSLPPVKLHCSMLAEDAIKAAVKDYESKKAKPAAANAETAQTEKVASA from the exons ATGCTGAGGGCCGCGGGGAGGCGAATTCTAGGGTTAGGGTCGGGCCACCGGGCGCCGGCAGCGGCGGTGGCCTCTCGTGGTTATCACGAGAGGGTGGTGGACCACTACGACAATCCGCGGAACGTCGGATCCTTCGACAAGAACGATCCGACGGTGGGGACGGGGCTGGTCGGCGCTCCTGCGTGCGGCGACGTGATGAAGCTCCAGATTAAGGTCGACGACGCCACCGGGAAGATCGTCGACGCCTGCTTCAAGACCTTCGGCTGCGGTTCCGCTATCGCCTCCTCCTCCGTCG CTACCGAATGGGTGAAGGGTAAACATATGGAGGAGGTGTTATCCATCAAAAACAC AGAAATTGCCAAACACCTTTCTCTTCCTCCGGTGAAGCTCCACTGCAGCATGCTTGCAGAGGATGCGATCAAAGCTGCTGTGAAAGACTATGAATCCAAGAAAGCCAAGCCGGCAGCTGCAAATGCTGAGACTGCACAAACTGAGAAAGTTGCGAGTGCTTAA